The segment TCTATAACAAATAATTGCTATGAGACTTGATATAGATTTCTAATTTTTCTTAATATGTCAATAAAAAGCGAATAATTTTCGGACAAAAATGATAGGAAAAGTCAAATCAATCTAAATATGGACCCGCCAAAAAACATCAGTACAGAAGCTCAATGTAAAACAAAAATAGATTTTATAATTGCTAATATTGGACCCGCAAAACAGTCCGCTTGAGCAACGCGAAACGGACCTCGCGCTCCCGAAGCGAGTTTCGGGTGGTGGGGCCGCTGAGATTTGAACTCAAGTCGCAAGACCCCCAGCCTTGCAGGATGGACCAGGCTACCCTACGGCCCCACGGGGTCGAACTATAATAAGACTTTTCAGTATATCATTCTTTCTGAAAAAAAGGTAAAAAAGAGGGTGAAAGTAAAGCTTTAAGCTTGCTCCCACTGCTCATATGCGTCCACGATCTCCTGTCCTTCAAGGAACACGAGGTCATGCAGACGGGCATATTCCATTGCATCTTCTTTGGAGAGGGCCTTGCCGCTGGCATCGTCAAGCATCTCACAGACCACCATTGCAGGTGTGACATCAGCCATCTTCGCGATCGCAATTGAGAGTTCGGTCTGTCCCCTGCGCTCGTGCACTAATTTGTCAGCTGCACGCAAAAGTGCAACGTGTCCCGGTGTACGGAACTCTGAACCGAAGTCCACATTCTCGCCATCGAGGACCTTTTCGGTGATATTGGAGAGCTCGTTTATTGTCAGTGCCCTGTCATTGTCAGGAATACCTGTTCTGGTCCTCCTGTGGTTCACCCAGATAGAGAATGAGGAGCGGCTGTCGTATGCAAGGTCTCCACCTCTCTCAACGGTGGTTCCAAGTGCAGGGTAGTTTTCGACCTCGTCACGGAGGATATCGGAAATGAATGGAAGACCGAGCTTTTCGGAAGATTCGCTATCAAGAGCAACACAGATCAATCCACCGCCGTCCCTGCGCATCCAGCGCACATCGTCGGGAGTGACTGCTCCTGCAGCGATCACGAAATCGGTCTCTCCTTCACGGCTGTCGGAATCGAAGATGAAGAACATCTCGCCTTTCTGTGCGGCCTTCAATGCCTTATTGATGTTATCAGTGTAATTTTCATTGGAACTCATAGGATCACTCACATGCGCTTCGGTCTTCTATTGTAATCTTTACTTCATCCCCGTCCTTGAGCTTCAGGGTCTCCCTGAGATGGACCGGGGCTATGATCTCAAGCAGATCATGGGGATAATGGGAACGCTCAGGTGTCACCACTGCAGCGCGAATACCTTCGATCTCCACAAAGTAGCAGTTGCAGCTTCCAAAGGTACGCTGACCGTTGGTAAAACCGGATATCTGGATCATATCTTTCCGACCGGTGTTTTTCTGTACATCTGCACTATGATCGGTAAGTCTCACATTCAGGGTGCCCGGATAAGGTACGAAATCAAGCTTTTCCTCGAACTGGGAGCGGTAGCCTTCCTGAGCGATGTAGTACTGGCCTTCGCCAAGCCCTGTTATCACATTACCGTAAAGCTCCACCTTCTTTTCATCTCCACAGAAAATGTGCTTATAATCGCTGTACTCCCTCTCAAGCCAGGTACGACCCTCATCCGTAATGGAGATCATCTGGCCTTCAGGAATGATGTTGCGTTTGATCAGGCCTTCTTCTTCCAGCTGTTTTAATGTTCTTGCAGCTGTCTTGGAGCTGGTGGAAGTATATTTGGTGAACTCGCTGGACGAGATCTTGACAGGTCTTTTGAGTGCACCCAGAAGGGCAAGGTGTTTCAAAGAATTTATGCGATGCATTTTGTTATACCTTCGTCGGCTCAAATATGAGATGCATCTCAAATATGAGGTGAGAGGAAATAAACCTTTTGTTGAACAGGAGCTATAAATCAGAATGCTTTATAAAACAATAAAGATATATTTAGTTTCAGTTCCCGGATGCCATACACGCAACGGGACACAAGGTCAGCGCCTTGTTTCTAAGGAGAGGGATAATGGTATACAGATGGTGCAGAGAGGGGGAAAACAGGCCGGATACCGATGGCTGGCGTCTCAGCCTGTACAAACTGATCTTTGAGGCCGATTCACCCTATGGGAAATACTTCGACGTAGCCCTGATAGCCACCATCGTCCTGAGTGTCTTTGTAGTGATGCTTGACAGCGTCCATTCCATCAAAAATATTCACCATGAAACACTCTACCTGGCAGAACTCATATTCACCGCCCTTTTTACCATTGAATATTTCCTGAGGATGAGTTGTGTCAAAAGCAAAACACGCTACGCTACCAGTTTTTTTGGTATCATAGACCTCCTTGCGATCATCCCGACATACCTCAGCATGCTCCTTCCGGGAAGCCAGTACCTCCTGATAATAAGAATATTGAGACTATTAAGAATATTCAGGGTTCTGAAGCTTGTCCAGTACCTTTCAGAAGCTGAAATACTGGTACAGGCCCTTAAGGATAGTAGCAAAAAGATAACAGTCTTCACATTTACTGTCCTGAACCTCGTGATCATACTGGGCTCCATGATGTATGTCATCGAAGGAGAACAAAACGGATTTACAAGCATCCCGCGAAGTATCTTCTGGGCCATAACAACCCTGACAACTGTAGGATACGGTGACCTTGTACCCGTTACACCACTGGGACAGGCTATGGCATCCGTTGTAATGTTGCTTGGTTATTCGATCATAGCAGTTCCCACAGGGATAGTCACCCATTCGATCATAAACCGTAGCATGACCGCCATGCCCGTAGAGATCGCGGAAGAAACAAAGGATGTTGCATTGAACATTGTGTGCAACAACTGTGGCCTGCAGGGCCATGACACTGATGCTTACTACTGCAAATACTGCGGAGCAAAGCTTTGAAAAAAACAAGATAAAGGATGTTAACAATATGGAGATACTACTGAGCACAACGATCGATACCTTAATGGTAATCGGTCTTACAGCAGCCTTCCTCTTTACTGATATCGCTATCCGCCATAACCTGAAAATGGACCTTTCAGGCATCGGTCCGGATCTTGCTATCGGGGCATTCTCGGTCCAGATATCGGTAATAGCCGCACTGCTCACAGGTAAGGTCACACCGGATATCGCTAATGACAGTATTCTTCTCGTCCTTTTTGGATCCCTCTGGGCAACAACAATGTGGCAAAGTTCAAAAAAGGAAGCATTCGGCCACACGCTCTCATTCATGATCGGGACCATCATACTGACAATTGCAGTAGCTAACCTGCTGGGACTTCATGAACTTCCCATACTTGGACTTCTGGTAGCAGTTGCAGTAGTGCTGGGTTTCATCGGCTCTGTCTTAACAAAGAATCTCTACAATGAATCTATTTCCAGAAAGTTCG is part of the Methanococcoides methylutens MM1 genome and harbors:
- the ribB gene encoding 3,4-dihydroxy-2-butanone-4-phosphate synthase, with the translated sequence MSSNENYTDNINKALKAAQKGEMFFIFDSDSREGETDFVIAAGAVTPDDVRWMRRDGGGLICVALDSESSEKLGLPFISDILRDEVENYPALGTTVERGGDLAYDSRSSFSIWVNHRRTRTGIPDNDRALTINELSNITEKVLDGENVDFGSEFRTPGHVALLRAADKLVHERRGQTELSIAIAKMADVTPAMVVCEMLDDASGKALSKEDAMEYARLHDLVFLEGQEIVDAYEQWEQA
- a CDS encoding winged helix-turn-helix domain-containing protein/riboflavin kinase gives rise to the protein MHRINSLKHLALLGALKRPVKISSSEFTKYTSTSSKTAARTLKQLEEEGLIKRNIIPEGQMISITDEGRTWLEREYSDYKHIFCGDEKKVELYGNVITGLGEGQYYIAQEGYRSQFEEKLDFVPYPGTLNVRLTDHSADVQKNTGRKDMIQISGFTNGQRTFGSCNCYFVEIEGIRAAVVTPERSHYPHDLLEIIAPVHLRETLKLKDGDEVKITIEDRSACE
- a CDS encoding ion transporter, which encodes MVYRWCREGENRPDTDGWRLSLYKLIFEADSPYGKYFDVALIATIVLSVFVVMLDSVHSIKNIHHETLYLAELIFTALFTIEYFLRMSCVKSKTRYATSFFGIIDLLAIIPTYLSMLLPGSQYLLIIRILRLLRIFRVLKLVQYLSEAEILVQALKDSSKKITVFTFTVLNLVIILGSMMYVIEGEQNGFTSIPRSIFWAITTLTTVGYGDLVPVTPLGQAMASVVMLLGYSIIAVPTGIVTHSIINRSMTAMPVEIAEETKDVALNIVCNNCGLQGHDTDAYYCKYCGAKL